In Glycine max cultivar Williams 82 chromosome 10, Glycine_max_v4.0, whole genome shotgun sequence, the DNA window ATGCTTATTTGACTGTCACTATAGTCTTTGATTGTAACTTTAGGATTTTACATGTCACCATAGcataaattgtaatttaacgTGTCTAGCTAATTCAATGTGTCTGTAGGTAAAAGTAGATCATGGCAATATATATACCCAcaactatcatttttcattcaatgttgtttaattaattatatttttactttttaatattacataaattttagCTAATACATCAATTTTTGACAATAATGtaataaacataatttcatAAAGGTTAATCATAGTCGGAGCTCTATACTATTATCAACAAGCTACCTTATTATCAATACGATTTAGTAGGAAGTTTAGGCAGTATGTATGAACTTATAAGTTACAATTTAAgttcctttcctttcttttcctcttctaaaaaaaagttataatttaagTGTGACTATTAattatacaacaacaaaaaaatactttaagaatttatttgaaattacaagatttttaattaatgcccgttaatttttttaaaactataaaatcaaaGTGAGGCACATTAAATACtcctttcatttttatctataaatcttaagttttaaataatatttattcctttttatatgATCTATAATATTCttgtattgattattttttatattagaatattcttaattaaaagaaaaaaagagaatatattACTAACAAATAATTAGAAGATGATGTATTAGTAGTATaacataattttacattatcatcaaaattataaattatgatatatgataaattgattcacttttacataaataaaaaattattatttttacataattttatgtCCAGAATGATTTCTTTACAGAGTTTAGAATGATTTCTAGCTCCTCCAAGaaagaagaataaagaaaaatgccaaaacttaaccaaaactgCAAAATATTTCACTTCTAAGCGCAAAGCGCTCAAATTCAATGTTTTACTTTTCTTTGGTTAAAACATAATATGTTTGGTCCTTAACTTATTTTTCTGATTTTAAATTGGtctctatattttaaaagttataataaatgatttcataaatttttttttagtaacacGTTTGTtcttttactaattttaatttaatccaaATAACGTAAATTTGTGTCACCGGTAACTATGATTCCTCTGACTCTCGTGAGAGTGCAATTCTTGGCACCAATTCCATCATGGGGTTTCACAATCACAAAGAGATTGCAATGATCAATGATATTTACGTCAAAGAAATTTAATCCCTTTGATGTCAATTAGGGTGAACCTTGCCAGCATGATCGACATGAAAATGTTACCATCGTTGCATTCCATAATGGATGAGTCATAATTGGCTTGTCGATGACACGAGTTTAATGTTGTTTGgattaaaaatgacaaaaaggaCAAAcatattactaaaaaaattatgaacaaatTACACTCATCTTCCTAGGATTTATTATCGTTACTcggtgttaatttttttagaaatgctCTAAGAACCCTTATCACTCTCGTGCAAATTTGCTCTCAACCCAAATCACGTCACGTTTCACCATTCTTGCCTCCTCTGACGCTGTCTGTGACCTCTTTCAGTGTCACGATAGCCTCACCAACGACCAGTGCTCTCACTGCGTGTCACATGCGGTCACTCAACTCAATAACTTTGCTTCACCTCCTGTGATGACACGTTACAGCTAGATGATTGTTTCGTCAAGTAAGATAATGTCATTTTCATTGGGATCAAGGACGTGACTGTAACATCACTAGATCttcacttctttctcctttttctcaTTATATTTGAGTGTTAGTGAGTCAAAGAATCAGCGTAATGGATGgtaaaaaaacaagaattttatgtatgataaaaaaaagagtgagatTGAATGCAATAAATACTAATCTTAGGGTTGCgagtaaaaattatttagaaaattattttagaacttttaaaacataaaagaccAATTTAGaaccaaaatataaattagagaagcaaacatatattttggcctttttcatttgttaaaactgttctatttattttttcttttgcaaaacTGTTTTATtcctcaaaatgaaaaaaataaaaatctcattgtataccaaaaaagaaaaaagaaattaaatgaaagcgAACAGCCATATCCCGATGCGTGGCACGCTTATGACTTAACTGATGAGAGGAGTGCAAATTTGGGGCTCCAGAGTTCAGTCCCATACTTCCATCCCATCCCACCCCACGCTCcctcaaaacaaaaagaagggtttcaaatttcaattcatAACTCACCAATCCCATAGCGTCGCCGTTTCTACACCGTCCGATTTCCATTCCCCATTTCCAATTTCAATTCCCCTCTCTATGCCGCCGCTTCCTACGCCGTAATTTCGTAACGGCGACGCATCCTcccaaaccctaaccctaaccctaacctcCCCATCTCTCCGAAACcgatatttatttatgttttcacAAAACATGATTCTCCCTCCCGAAAACCCTAGACCCGCGGGGTTCGCTTCCAAACCCATGGGCAATGAGATCGCGAAGCCTCCGCCGTCGATTCTCGTTGGCCGCTTCAAGGCTCTCCTCAAGCAGCGCGACGATGAACTCCGAGCCACATCCGTCCCCGTCCCGCCGCCGTCCACCGACGAAATCGTCCAGATTTACGAACTCCTGCTGTCGGAACTCACGTGCAATTTGAAACCCATCATCACCGATCTCACAATTATCGCCGAACAGCAGAGGGAGCACGCCAAAGGTATCGCTGACGCAATCTGCGCTCGGATTCTCGAGGTCCGTCTCCGTTGCCGCCGAAATTTCTTCTTCTACCTCTTGAGATTTGTACAATGTCATGGAATCGTTTTATTAGTTCGGGTCAAAATTATCCCTCTCTTgttgcttcattttttttaatgtcacAATTCGTGCTCCAAtgcttcgtttttttttttagttctgcgtttttttttatgcttttggcttttttctgaaaaatgaaGGTCGCCCATAGGCCGAGGGAACGATTGGGTTATACGCTCAAACTGACCGTTGCTTCGAACGTTATATTAAAGCgtaaagcaaaaataatttgttgCTACTGGTAATTTAAAGAATAGGAAATAGTACAATCTAAATGAGTAGATGTGGGGAGTTTCTAACGCATTGTGAAGATTGTGTACAATGTGTTTGAGGGCTTTTTTCAATTTCAGGAAAGTCAAGGGCATAcgaattgaaattgaattttggaATACTACTTCTGGAAAGGCTCAGGAATGCCATTAAAGGAAAGTTGTTCTTTCATTTTTGCTGAAATGAAGTAATTTCTGCAAAATAAGAAAGGGTTGTTGAATGAACGAGTATTTAATTCAGTATGAAAACGTTTTATAATTCTTTAATAAGTATCGGGTCATGCATAATGAGATCATAGTATACAAATAATACAAAATGTAAAGAAATTAACGACTTTTTAAATCACCCAAGTCCATTGTGAGTTTTTGTTGATGCGTAGTAGAACATTAGTATTTCTACTTTCAGAATTGGAATCTCtagtttatttatatatctcTGGCTATGCCACTGTCACATGGGAATTCAATTTTTTGGAGATATGCTTTTGCAGGTTCCAGTAGATCAAAAGCTTCCTTCACTCTATCTGTTGGACAGTATTGTGAAGAATTTTGGGCAGGAATACATTAGATACTTCTCTTTACGTCTTCCTGAAGTAGGTCAACTAGAGTTGctgtattgtttttaattttattatttattccacAACTGAAACGTCTGCTTCATTTTTCTCCTCAGGTTTTCTGTGAGGCATACAGGCAGGTTCAGCCTAGTTTGCATTCTGCAATGCGCCATCTTTTTGGTACTTGGTCAAAAGTCTTTCCACCTTCAGTCCTGCACAAGATTGAAGCTGAGTTGCAATTTTCTCAAGCAGTTAATACTCAATCATCCACCCCGAATCCTGTCAGGGCTTCTGAATCATCTCGACCAAGTCATGGCATACATGTTAATCCAAAATACTTGCGGCAGTTGGAGCGCTCTACTGTGGATAGTGTAAGCTTTTTTATGACATCTCTGTCTTCCACACAAACTATACAAGGACTAGGCTAAGTCTTGATTAGCTTGCTGGTACCATGGGGTTGTATATTTCACTAATGGAattgtttattgttttcatgTAACCataacaaaaatgtaatttttgtggTAAATATCTCATTTTTTCTCATGGTAGGATCTGTCTGTATCCATCATTCCTTTCCTGCATGTCTGTCCATCTCTCTGTCTTCCCAAAACTTTTCCCCATTTTCTTTTGGGATAAACTATGTTCTCCAAACCTTGTATTTGCTATTTTGATGTTAAGTTTAGCATTGGGGTGGGGGTGGGGGGGGTGGAGGAATCAATGTAGACACAACCCATATCTTGTGATGGATTGTAAAGCTCTttggaaaatttattttatttttgcttaccTCTCGCCCCCTCTTTCCTTAAGAGCTTTTATGAACTATGACTAAGGGCCTGTATGTTTACTATCTAAATTCAATTTTACAGTGTGACACACGTTCAAATGGAAAATCTGGTTAAAATGAATTGGTACTAGCATCCCAATAACATTTAGCAGTTCAAATACAAAACTTCCATAATCAATTTTACCAAACATTAAAACAAATGATCACTAAGAGCATGTTTGCTTCCTGGTTTAGGTTGAATGGATCCATGTCCATCAGAAGCTACTACATGTAGCTTCTGCATATTTAAGGTGTTAGACATGGAGAGAGGGTAGTTGATCCATGTTAAATAACCTGTTCCGAACATGCACTAAGTCCTACACATGcaatcttttgtttatttattgtgATTTACTGAATTTCCTAACTCTAATATGGGATATTTTTTCCCTGATTCCTCTCTAAATTGATTATTCCGGTGTCCTTAGATTACAGTGACAGATTAAATACTTCTGCCTTGTCTCCCTTTGAGAGCCTCCAATTTGCATATTGTTAATGGCAACAAAATCTGTTTATTGAATAGTATGTCTGGCAACATATCAGACAGACATAATTTATCTGTTCTTCtctgtattatttttaattattttgacatCTGGGAGATTTGTCATCCTGTCAAGTGATATTTTTCCCTCCCCTCCCCTTCTCTAGTCAGCCGTATAGTTTTCTCTTCTCATATTTTATGTCTGGGGGCGAATGAAGTAAGTACTGTATCCATTGATTCTAGGAAGAAACTGCTGCTGAATATTTAGCATTCAATAGAGAAAATTTTCAACCCTTGTTTGCAAGAAAAAATCTTGCAAACAGATATAATGAGTGGCATTGTGACACAGTATTTGTTTTATCCTCACAGGCTAGTAAGACACATCAATTTTTATCAAGCAGTAGCAGGCTTGGAATATCCTCGTCGTCCCCTTTAAGAATTGGAGTTGATAGGCCTTTGTCTGCATCTATAGATGAATATGCAGTGGACAATCCTGGTGTTGATTATGGAGTAGCCAAAGCATTAGGTAGAGATGTGGATTTGACTGAATGGCAGCGAAAGCTGTATTCTGGTGATGGTCGTAATCGATTTCCAACTTCTTTTACGTACAGCCTTAGTAATGGACATCAGCGTCAAAGTTCAAGAGCTTTAATTGATGCATATGGCAGTGACAAAAGTCAAGAAACTTCAAGCAGTAAGTCTTTGTTAGTTGAACGTCTGGATAGAAATGGTATAGACAAAGTGTTATCAACATCATGGCAGAATACTGAAGAGGAGGAGTTTGACTGGGAAAATATGAGTCCGACCTTAATAGACCATAGTAGGAATAACAGTTTATTGCCTTCAACTTTTGGTTTCTCTAGGGAAAGGCCTGGCGTTGCAGCTAATGCAACTTTGTCAGAGCAAGATACTAGGAAGGGGTGGTCTAGTGGATCTCAGCTTCCTCCAGTAGATGATTCTTCTGCCATAGCAGAAGATGCATTTGCCTCTTCAACTGTATGTTTCCTCACTTCTTTACTTTATTCTTTCTGATAGATATTGTTTTAGTATGGTTTATgatattgaatttgaatttcccaaTTAAAGTATATACCTCTAATAAGATGCCATTGATGCTTTGGGTTCTGGTGATAATTTTCTGATGATGAGGATCTGGATAGCTTTGTGTGGATAGGCTTAATCAAATGCATGAAATTGTTTCATACTTGTCTGGCAATTGATCTCTAATTTAGTTCACGGATATTCACTAATGCCACATTTTTTTACTGTAAGTGGATAGCTTTGTGTGGGTAGGGCTTAATCAAATGCATGAAATTCTTTCATACTTCTCTGGCAATTGGTCTCTTCTCTAATTTTAGTTCACACATTCACTAATACTACATTTTTTACAGTAGAATACTGGCTTTTAGAATTGTTTTTTTGGTGCATATTCTGAATCACTATTTGGCATTGACTccccttattttattttaataaaaactagAAATTAGTTCAATGTAGGTTTTCTGTGTATTGTCCTTGCCTCAAAAGAGCTTTTGCGTGAGGATGTGTTGGAGAGAGATGTAATATAAAACCATTTACGTGTCTTCACGTAACAGTTTAAACTTTAGTAACGATAATTTGTTGTGAAACatcattttagtttatttaatttgaaaggAAATAGGAGTTGCCAATAATTTGCTAATGGAATTGGAAATTTGTTTATTCTTGCTGCAGTTTTGTCGTGCACCCCCAGGTCAGGTACCTGGATcccaaaatcaaatcaatcataGCCTGGGCTCCTCTCAACCTCATGATGCTTGGAAGATTTCTCATCATCCGTCTAACATTTTTAGTAATAGGGGGCGGGCAAGGAATCTTATGATCCCTCCAATTGACAACATTCGCAATACAGATAATAACCCATATTGGGTTCGACCTGCAGTGTCGAGGATGGAAGCTCACCCATCAGTTTTGCCAGCACCTTTTGAAATGAGGCCTTCTGTAAATGTGAATGTCACTCGGCCACCCATCATAAATCCGTTGCAAAAACATGTTAGGAGTCAGTTTGATGCCATGAATACTAGTAATCCTATTGCGAACCatgttgtaaataaatcttcatTTATGCCAGAACAGTCATTTGACAGTGTTGAGAACAAGGATGCAAGTATTTTAAAGATACATCAGTTGCCTAATCAGCTTTCTGGAGTAATTTCGTCCAACCAGCAAAATCATGGGCAGGCACCACAACTACAGTTTTTTCCTTCTCAGGATCCATCAACCTCACAATTTAGTCATGGGAGTTCATCGCAGGGACATGGTGTTTCTATAAGTACAGCCATGTCAAATCCATTACCAGTTCTACCATTCCCTTTACCATTTCAAAGTATTTCAAATAACCCTTTACATTTACAGGGTGGAGCCCATCCACCTTTACCTCCTGGTCGCCCTCCTGCTCCATCTCAAATGATACCCCATCCAAATGCTGGTGCATTTATGCCAAGCCAACAGCCAACTGTTGGATATACTAATTTAATTAGTTCTCTAATGTCTCAAGGCGTGATCTCATTGGCTAACCAGCTGCCTGCACAGGTATCTAATATTTATATCTATCAGAAgctcatttctttcattttttttcctttttgatttGATTGCGCCACCCAaggttaattaaatattttttattaggattcTGTTGGAACTGAGTTTAATCCAGATATTCTGAAGATTCGTCATGAGTCTGCAGTCAATGCCTTATATGGTGATCTCCCTAGACAATGCACAACTTGTGCGCTCCGATTCAAATGCCAAGAGGAACACAGTAGTCATATGGATTGGCATGTGACTAAGAATCGGATGTCTAAAAGCCGTAAGCAGAAACCCTCTCGTAAGTGGTTTGTTAGTGACCGGATGTGGCTCAGTGGTGCAGAGGCATTGGGAACAGAATCAGCTCCAGGTTTTTTGCCTACCGAAACCATAGAAGAAATGAAAGATCATGAGGAGTTGGCAGTGCCGGCAGAAGAAGACCAGAATACATGTGCATTATGCGGAGAGCCTTTTGATGAGTTTTACAGTGATGAAATGGAGGAATGGATGTATAGAGGAGCTGTATACCTCAATGCACCTTTAGGAATAACAGCAGGCATGGATAGGTCACAGTTAGGCCCCATAATTCATGCTAAATGCAGATCAGAATCTAATATGGCCACCTCTGAAGATCTTGGGCTGGATGAAAAGGTATCTTTTTCTCTATCTATATTATTATGCACTGCACTAGCCTCAGTTTTTTGTCAAGCATTTGctccattttaatattttttggtcGCAATATTTTCATCTGTATGGTGATTATGCATGTCTGCATATGCTTCAATGAATCTTCAGtaaatattcttctttttttttctttatatgcaGGGTGCCGATGAAGAGGGTTCCCAAAGGAAACGAATGCGGAGTTGACCAATGTAACCAGTTTTGTGCATTGTAACTTATGATTTTCCATTAGTGTATCTTAGAGTAGAGTTGAATCTTGCAATACCATGACCATTCTGCCAAAGTCATGTACATGTATAGTTGGACTGGTAACGCGCATATTTTCTTACAGTCAAAGGTTACATTTTaacttgaaattattttgtctCTTGCAATTTTGTCCCCAAATCAAAAACTATTAGTACATTGTTATTTCTCGGATGGGGCGCAGGATTTTAAACTATGCAGCGATATACTATCAGGTTGATCAGAAATTATTATACTTGCTACTGATTAGCTGGTAATTGGCATAGAATTAATTGTTTGGACCTACTGTTTGTATTTTTATCGAACTCATGCATAAGTGAGAGCAAAGTCATAGATACTCTTACCAATTTCTTCAAATAAGTTTGTTGTGCTAGCCATGTCTCTCCCTTCGCCCTTATTCGCTTCATTATGGTTGCTAGCTGTCAGGGAATACAAATACAGGTCGAAGGCTTCACATGgactaattttcttttcatctaaTCTAGGATGAAACATGACATTCTATTCACTTCAAGATATGCAAgcgtattaattttaaaatactaatttatattaattttaaaataaagaaaattaaaaaagagagagaatgttACAATTAACCTGACTAGATGGATGCATGTTAAAGTAGTTTTTGTGTAGTCTATATGTGCAATTGTTCCCCTATCTTTCATTACATATTACATGAAGCATAAAGTAGAGAAACATGATAAGTAAGTGGTCTCAATAACTTAATAATTCAAGGAGTGAATTgagttgttttaaaaaaaaaaattagtattcaaCCTTCAATAGTAAAGAATTGATTTTCatgaaaacaaaatgagaatgaaAGTCCTAACCCTTAACCCTAGCCAATAAAGTAAAcgataaatataaaaaggaggTAGGGATAGAAGAGTGTTCCAAAATTTACATTGACTTGGTGAATTTGACTTATATTGACTATTGATGTCCGACTTGAGTTCTTCACTAAATCAAAGTATTATAAACCaacaagttttgttttacaCTCATATTTGAAACCTCCCAaggaaacaaatttaaatatgaaaggaacaaacaaaaatatatttatcatttcatAAGTAAAAATAGCATAACTTAGAGTAAAGGTGACAAAATGGGTTGGACTAACTGGCCCAACTCGAATTTTCTCAATAAAACACAGGACTTGGGTTTGAAATTCTGAGTCCAAATTAAACACAAACATTTTTAGTCCGATCTGATTATGACCTAATACGAACTTTGCCCacaaaaacccaccaaaagcttgaaataataaagtttttatAGGGTTTGAGCTTTGTTTTAGAGACCTGAATTACATTTGGACTTTTTTAGTGTAACTCATAATAGTCCGTAATTTACATTGGGTTGGATAATCCATTTTGACACCTTTAACTTAAAGTTATAAGTGTCTTTTGTTTCGATCAAGCATAACTCAAtgattcaatataatttttcttttttatcttggtttttgcttggaaaaattgttaaaaaaatattaattttgaaatgttaaaaattcaatttgatttgttaaaaagattaaatcaatATCTTaagtactattttttaaaatgtttttttaactcagaaa includes these proteins:
- the LOC100787354 gene encoding polyadenylation and cleavage factor homolog 4; this translates as MFSQNMILPPENPRPAGFASKPMGNEIAKPPPSILVGRFKALLKQRDDELRATSVPVPPPSTDEIVQIYELLLSELTCNLKPIITDLTIIAEQQREHAKGIADAICARILEVPVDQKLPSLYLLDSIVKNFGQEYIRYFSLRLPEVFCEAYRQVQPSLHSAMRHLFGTWSKVFPPSVLHKIEAELQFSQAVNTQSSTPNPVRASESSRPSHGIHVNPKYLRQLERSTVDSASKTHQFLSSSSRLGISSSSPLRIGVDRPLSASIDEYAVDNPGVDYGVAKALGRDVDLTEWQRKLYSGDGRNRFPTSFTYSLSNGHQRQSSRALIDAYGSDKSQETSSSKSLLVERLDRNGIDKVLSTSWQNTEEEEFDWENMSPTLIDHSRNNSLLPSTFGFSRERPGVAANATLSEQDTRKGWSSGSQLPPVDDSSAIAEDAFASSTFCRAPPGQVPGSQNQINHSLGSSQPHDAWKISHHPSNIFSNRGRARNLMIPPIDNIRNTDNNPYWVRPAVSRMEAHPSVLPAPFEMRPSVNVNVTRPPIINPLQKHVRSQFDAMNTSNPIANHVVNKSSFMPEQSFDSVENKDASILKIHQLPNQLSGVISSNQQNHGQAPQLQFFPSQDPSTSQFSHGSSSQGHGVSISTAMSNPLPVLPFPLPFQSISNNPLHLQGGAHPPLPPGRPPAPSQMIPHPNAGAFMPSQQPTVGYTNLISSLMSQGVISLANQLPAQDSVGTEFNPDILKIRHESAVNALYGDLPRQCTTCALRFKCQEEHSSHMDWHVTKNRMSKSRKQKPSRKWFVSDRMWLSGAEALGTESAPGFLPTETIEEMKDHEELAVPAEEDQNTCALCGEPFDEFYSDEMEEWMYRGAVYLNAPLGITAGMDRSQLGPIIHAKCRSESNMATSEDLGLDEKGADEEGSQRKRMRS